One Candidatus Ozemobacteraceae bacterium genomic window carries:
- a CDS encoding tetratricopeptide repeat protein — translation MRRNLLPALFLFANLMSVGLAAPAQTASPDALKARALAPQTTSVAAINEGAKLLSAGRSLEAEEALQKAVAANPASAEGFYNLGLALAFNGKHGDALEAYKKALSLRADFPEASLGLGTTLLTLGQPQPALEAFEAVLARTPDSPVGQAALFNKGTALGHLKRYTEAELALSEALAANPDDPSPAFQIGRLKMEQQKWKDALGWLETTAAAFPLEANLLSGKAHIQLKDGAAAEKSLKLAADSLAAAAIADDARARLSGEIARLRQEAAQLAPK, via the coding sequence ATGCGCCGCAACCTGTTGCCTGCCCTGTTTCTGTTCGCGAACCTGATGTCAGTCGGCCTGGCGGCTCCCGCCCAGACCGCTTCTCCCGATGCATTGAAGGCACGCGCTCTCGCCCCGCAGACGACCTCCGTCGCCGCGATCAATGAAGGCGCCAAGCTCCTTTCGGCAGGCCGCTCACTCGAGGCGGAAGAGGCGCTGCAGAAAGCCGTCGCAGCCAATCCCGCATCCGCCGAGGGGTTCTACAACCTCGGCCTCGCACTGGCCTTCAATGGAAAGCACGGCGATGCGCTTGAAGCCTACAAAAAGGCCCTCAGCCTGCGCGCCGATTTTCCCGAAGCGTCTCTGGGCCTCGGAACCACCTTGCTCACCCTCGGTCAGCCGCAACCGGCTCTCGAAGCGTTCGAAGCCGTGCTGGCGCGCACCCCCGATTCTCCCGTCGGGCAAGCCGCCCTCTTCAACAAGGGAACCGCTCTCGGCCATCTGAAGCGCTACACCGAGGCTGAACTCGCCCTCTCGGAAGCCCTGGCCGCGAATCCCGACGATCCCTCGCCGGCGTTCCAGATCGGCAGACTGAAGATGGAACAGCAGAAATGGAAGGATGCGCTCGGCTGGCTCGAAACCACCGCGGCCGCCTTTCCCCTCGAAGCCAACCTGCTCAGCGGAAAGGCCCATATCCAGCTGAAGGACGGAGCCGCCGCCGAAAAATCGCTGAAACTCGCCGCCGACAGCCTGGCCGCCGCCGCCATCGCAGATGACGCCAGGGCCCGATTGTCCGGGGAAATCGCGCGCCTTCGCCAGGAAGCCGCCCAGCTCGCCCCAAAATAA